One genomic window of Megachile rotundata isolate GNS110a chromosome 12, iyMegRotu1, whole genome shotgun sequence includes the following:
- the LOC143265515 gene encoding uncharacterized protein LOC143265515 codes for MVRGKRAAAQQSGKQPAAKRGRPAKARALADPGPGPATMEDNDSAGPSRAPSPILPVIRQGRRATRTTGNQRQQELPGGSGHGAGWQQRPTEASIPSAADEDTDFSDEAEEIQGSEDDRATHQPWSNSTALPVRRQRNVSEQSFIDPADRLSAAIERTLAAVREASLAGEGSSRLVNRLTTAKALPSFSGDPLEWLHFKEAYISSSESGGYSDRENIARLFDALKGEARDVVKTLLASSRDADTIIKTLELHFGNKRAAAEKIVAELKTLPEIDSGRISLVQFATKLRSAVVAFKTFRLLGYLHSPELVKSVGHKIPIALRYAYNRYAVSVREEKSELEKLADFIYAEAELATEAGIFDIDCTTERPTQRVDRGAFGGSRRPSAKTAVVCVAERRDRRVETNATETRKCAFCKKDNHPSPKCLFFAREPVSKRWDLVKKYNLCFGCLRPGHSRNDCKREALTSLDDLVKGYFALEYTGIKDSVACKGEQDRALRILEETSSRKGKIWETGLLWKDDHAPSTNGLSTARKRLELLERRLDRDPEYARLYYQEMQRFLDQGYAQRVENTLERARTWYLPHFGVRNVNKPNKVRLVFDAAAKTGGISLNDQLMSGPDLLKSLPGILIRFRQYAVAVKADISDMFLRVQIRESDRGAQRFLWRGKDRNREPDIYEMSTLIFGAKSSPCSAIYVKDKNAKDCNEAHPEAVRSIINDSYMDDFLSSRRTVREAAELVRDVIAINARANFAMHGWASNKAEALRNSVDHGQRLEQGDTRLGDRGGERVLGLFWDTQNDELKFNVELKNIPKEILLGEKKPTKREFLRVIMSVFDPLGILAPFTLKSKIIMQEIWRSGINWDDPLREEDFVRWRKWVSMIDRVKECRMPRCYGVTESRESEAQLHVFCDASLTAYAAVAYLRFENENESESAHVSLIMAKSRVAPLKPLTIPRLELQAALMGTRLATFVEKELDIKISRRVFWSDSTTVISWIRSEPRTRQVFVANRLGEIGENTRTTEWRWVPTGQNPADDATRFENSSEFISPRWFEGPEFLRRPESEWPIEKTLTAKEKATIDDLEQRKACVYVAATVKAEFSLPIRLMGWRGLLVIARRVHAIVGRWKGKNTVKEPLEIVQIGEQYWYRVIQEEYFGAEIVALRHGRNINKGSKIAGLNPYVDEQGILRANGRVTATGLEGFDNRPIILEGRHPATKLLIAEYHRKFYHASSDAVVNELRQKYHIIGLRRVLRSLISRCIVCRIRRGRPQNPLMSALPVGRVAFRQRPFTHCGVDYFGPLMVKIGRRREKRWGVLFTCLTTRAIHLEIAHSLSASSAIMASQRLAARRGTPQVVYSDNGTNFRGADKELKDATASMDRAKIKEYALSKRVKWVFNPPDAPHMGGAWERLIRSVKTALNVILREQAPSEEVLSTLFAEAEHSVNSRPLTHVSLDPRDKEALTPNHFLIGSSSGEVQLGRYDLQNVCLRKQWRTAQSFAEAFWKRWLREYLPTLVPRKKWTEKENPLEVGDIVLIVDLQAPRNSWRKGTVTRVFPGVDKEVRVAE; via the exons ATGGTACGAGGAAAACGAGCAGCAGCCCAGCAGTCAGGGAAGCAGCCAGCGGCCAAGCGGGGCAGACCAGCGAAGGCGAGAGCATTGGCAGATCCAGGACCAGGACCGGCAACCATGGAGGACAACGATTCTGCGGGGCCTTCCAGGGCACCGTCTCCCATCCTACCTGTCATCCGACAGGGGCGTCGGGCAACAAGGACCACTGGGAACCAGCGGCAGCAGGAGCTGCCAGGAGGCAGCGGTCACGGAGCAGGATGGCAGCAGCGACCCACGGAGGCGAGCATCCCATCCGCAGCCGACGAGGACACGGACTTCTCCGACGAGGCGGAGGAAATCCAGGGCAGCGAGGACGACAGGGCAACGCATCAGCCATGGAGCAACAGCACCGCGTTACCAGTAAGGCGTCAACGAAACGTGAGTGAGCAATCCTTTATTGACCCGGCTGATCGACTATCCGCGGCTATCGAACGTACGTTAGCGGCGGTACGTGAAGCGTCGCTCGCAGGGGAAGGAAGTTCGCGATTAGTAAATCGTCTCACAACCGCGAAAGCGTTACCTAGCTTCTCCGGTGATCCCTTAGAGTGGCTACACTTTAAGGAGGCATATATATCGTCATCCGAATCGGGCGGATACTCGGACCGCGAAAACATTGCACGATTGTTCGATGCCCTAAAGGGCGAGGCGCGCGACGTGGTTAAAACTTTGCTCGCGAGTAGCCGCGACGCGGACACAATAATAAAGACGTTAGAATTGCATTTCGGAAATAAACGGGCCGCTGCCGAGAAAATCGTCGCGGAATTAAAAACGTTGCCGGAGATAGATTCGGGGAGAATTTCTCTCGTACAATTCGCGACGAAGTTACGCAGTGCAGTGGTAGCGTTTAAAACGTTTAGGTTATTAGGGTACCTGCACAGCCCCGAACTAGTAAAATCCGTGGGACATAAGATACCGATAGCATTGCGATATGCATATAACCGGTACGCCGTAAGCGTTAGAGAAGAGAAATCGGAACTCGAGAAACTCGCGGATTTCATATACGCGGAAGCCGAATTAGCTACGGAAGCCGGGATTTTTGATATCGATTGCACGACGGAACGACCGACACAAAGGGTAGATCGCGGCGCGTTCGGTGGATCGCGGCGGCCGTCGGCGAAAACGGCCGTGGTATGCGTAGCAGAACGGCGAGATAGGCGTGTAGAAACAAACGCGACGGAAACTCGTAAATGCGCGTTTTGCAAAAAGGATAATCACCCGTCGCCGAAATGCCTCTTTTTTGCCCGTGAGCCCGTGAGTAAGCGCTGGGATCTCGTGAAAAAGTACAACCTATGCTTCGGGTGCTTGAGGCCCGGTCATTCAAGAAACGATTGCAAGA GGGAGGCTCTGACTTCTTTAGACGACTTAGTAAAGGGTTATTTCGCGCTAGAATATACCGGAATAAAGGATAGCGTCGCGTGTAAAGGCGAGCAGGATCGCGCGTTGCGGATACTAGAGGAAACTAGTTCGCGTAAGGGAAAAATCTGGGAAACGGGCCTCTTATGGAAGGACGATCACGCGCCGAGCACGAACGGTTTGTCTACTGCGCGGAAAAGGTTAGAATTATTAGAACGAAGGTTAGATCGCGATCCCGAATATGCACGTTTATATTACCAGGAAATGCAGCGCTTTCTAGACCAGGGTTACGCTCAAAGGGTTGAGAACACGTTAGAGAGGGCTAGGACGTGGTATCTACCGCACTTCGGAGTGCGAAACGTGAACAAGCCAAATAAAGTTCGATTAGTTTTCGATGCCGCGGCAAAAACCGGAGGAATAAGTTTGAACGACCAGCTGATGTCAGGTCCGGACCTATTAAAATCATTGCCGGGAATATTAATTCGGTTTAGACAATACGCGGTCGCGGTGAAGGCGGACATTTCAGATATGTTCCTACGCGTGCAAATTCGGGAAAGCGATCGTGGTGCGCAAAGATTCCTATGGCGAGGAAAAGATAGGAATAGAGAACCGGACATTTACGAGATGTCGACGTTAATCTTCGGCGCCAAATCATCCCCGTGTAGCGCGATCTACGTCAAGGATAAGAATGCGAAAGACTGTAATGAAGCTCACCCGGAGGCAGTTAgaagtattattaatgatagCTATATGGACGATTTCTTATCGAGTCGAAGAACCGTGCGCGAAGCGGCAGAGCTCGTTCGGGATGTAATCGCGATAAACGCGCGAGCGAATTTCGCCATGCATGGTTGGGCGAGCAACAAGGCGGAGGCCTTGCGAAATTCCGTCGATCACGGGCAACGGTTAGAGCAGGGCGACACGCGGTTAGGCGACCGAGGGGGAGAGAGGGTCCTCGGTCTTTTTTGGGACACACAGAATGATGAACTCAAATTCAATGTCGAGTTAAAGAATATACCGAAAGAAATCCTGCTAGGCGAAAAGAAGCCCACCAAACGAGAGTTCTTACGCGTTATCATGTCGGTTTTCGATCCGCTCGGTATCCTCGCGCCGTTCACGTTAAAGTCAAAAATCATCATGCAGGAAATATGGCGAAGCGGTATAAATTGGGATGACCCACTACGGGAGGAAGATTTTGTCCGTTGGCGCAAGTGGGTGTCCATGATAGACAGGGTAAAAGAATGCCGGATGCCGAGGTGTTACGGGGTAACGGAATCGCGGGAGTCAGAAGCGCAACTCCACGTGTTTTGCGACGCGAGCTTAACGGCTTACGCGGCGGTAGCCTATCTGCGGTTCGAAAACGAAAATGAGTCTGAATCCGCGCACGTTTCCTTGATCATGGCCAAAAGTAGAGTCGCGCCGTTAAAACCGTTGACAATACCGCGATTAGAGTTACAGGCGGCCCTGATGGGGACAAGACTCGCGACGTTCGTAGAAAAGGagctagacattaaaattagtagACGAGTTTTTTGGTCAGATTCGACTACCGTGATTTCGTGGATCAGATCGGAGCCGCGGACGCGTCAAGTATTCGTAGCGAACCGTTTAGGAGAGATCGGGGAAAACACGCGGACGACGGAGTGGCGATGGGTTCCGACCGGTCAGAATCCCGCGGACGACGCGACGCGCTTCGAAAATAGCTCCGAATTTATAAGCCCGCGATGGTTTGAAGGCCCGGAATTTTTGCGACGTCCGGAATCCGAATGGCCGATAGAAAAAACGTTGACCGCGAAAGAGAAGGCGACAATCGACGATTTGGAGCAGCGGAAAGCGTGCGTCTACGTGGCGGCGACGGTAAAAGCAGAATTTTCGCTACCGATAAGATTGATGGGTTGGCGCGGTCTTCTCGTCATCGCGCGACGAGTACACGCGATCGTCGGTCGTTGGAAGGGGAAGAACACCGTGAAAGAACCGTTGGAAATAGTTCAGATAGGGGAACAGTATTGGTACCGCGTTATCCAGGAAGAATATTTCGGAGCTGAGATAGTTGCGTTGAGACACGGCCGTAATATCAACAAGGGAAGTAAAATCGCCGGTTTAAATCCATACGTAGACGAACAGGGAATTTTGAGGGCAAACGGGCGCGTAACGGCAACGGGACTTGAGGGCTTTGACAACCGACCAATCATACTCGAGGGTCGACACCCCGCGACCAAATTACTAATTGCAGAATACCATCGGAAGTTCTATCACGCGAGTAGCGACGCGGTAGTCAATGAATTAAGGCAAAAATACCATATAATCGGTCTTCGACGCGTTTTACGTTCGCTCATAAGTAGGTGTATTGTATGTCGTATACGGCGAGGCAGGCCACAGAACCCGCTGATGTCCGCGCTACCGGTCGGGCGTGTAGCTTTTCGGCAGAGACCCTTTACACACTGTGGGGTCGACTACTTCGGACCATTGATGGTAAAAATCGGGCGGCGAAGAGAGAAACGTTGGGGAGTGTTGTTTACGTGTCTCACGACAAGGGCCATCCACTTAGAGATCGCGCATTCGCTAAGTGCCAGTTCGGCCATAATGGCATCACAAAGACTAGCGGCGCGGAGAGGCACACCGCAGGTAGTCTACAGCGACAATGGGACGAATTTCCGGGGCGCGGACAAGGAGCTGAAAGACGCGACCGCGAGTATGGACCGAGCTAAGATCAAGGAATATGCATTGTCGAAACGTGTGAAGTGGGTTTTCAACCCCCCTGACGCACCGCATATGGGTGGGGCGTGGGAACGATTGATTAGGTCGGTAAAAACCGCGTTAAACGTGATTTTAAGGGAACAAGCACCCTCCGAAGAAGTTCTTTCTACGCTCTTTGCCGAAGCCGAACATTCGGTAAACTCGCGGCCGCTCACGCACGTGTCGTTAGACCCTCGCGATAAAGAGGCACTGACGCCAAATCATTTCCTGATAGGATCGTCCTCGGGTGAGGTTCAGCTAGGTAGATATGATCTTCAAAATGTATGTTTGCGAAAACAGTGGCGAACAGCGCAGAGTTTCGCGGAGGCGTTTTGGAAACGATGGTTGCGCGAATATTTACCTACGCTCGTACCGCGTAAGAAATGGACCGAAAAGGAAAATCCCTTAGAAGTAGGCGATATAGTGTTGATAGTAGACTTACAAGCACCGCGAAATAGTTGGCGAAAAGGGACCGTTACACGAGTATTTCCCGGTGTAGATAAAGAAGTCAGAGTGGCCGAG